From Candidatus Aminicenantes bacterium, a single genomic window includes:
- a CDS encoding fused MFS/spermidine synthase: MSKFRLGEKITILLSILSLALWLFDIANPEGSAIFFLTILGALLLLFVLLLIIKNRLLAIPLLRWLLPMIAIGSAIIVYKLNFNKKDLFFNLNLALLLANGFSLLLFFAFLKNNRTQLWKEALFFCREYWIYLAFAPISVIWLKVVIFFTPQTIDATLKKIDIFIFSGYPDAWIKSLNISGLPLIWLSLFYFLLPFYPIALSGFFYVKKEFVMLRKVTQSFLLCGMVGWLFYLLFPAIGPEFIDFKVAGFPHPAIPRNCFPSLHTAWGLLVLLYAWKYKKKIFWILLFPISQMIVATVFLRFHYVIDLIAALPYTFFIYWLNEKLMSKELSAEALPIKKLRKKNKTEILVYTVFILSGLSALIYQIYFMKKISLIFGSTALAVTTVLAAYMFGLAAGSYMGGKFADRVKSPIKIYAYAELSVGMLLLVSPSLFNWLEHIYVSIGKSSSLTLLNLTFVRVLFSLPVILLPTLAMGTTLPLLTKYLTTVKNKIIVNVSRLYSANIIGAALGTFLATYVLMPNFGMMATIAIAILINLAIALVILRLGKRFPLSPAPANEVIFLEIEEPSWNIHRTEMMNMVLIISALVLGFISFAGEVVWTHLLAMIVGNSVFAFGVMLIAVLTGLAIGGYIAGRLALDQRRKLAVISLLQFMIGGFFLLQLLCWDKVPVYMQDFWVTASSFPKREFVRFAISFTLLILPTLAVGLTFPLLASLYANNLKTLGVRIGRISFFNTLGNILGTLTMGFLLLPLLGSFRASILIAMMAVANGFLLFISWPGKRKLAIGGSVLLLFTAAIYWLPQWNLTNLSLGTNVYFARQHNGTVIDSWEEKDGGFTTVTEENIPGDEKKKLTLWTNGKFQGDNLPEMEAQFRFALYPIIFSQKKERALIIGLGTGVSGRVVQQSGYREIEVAEISPGIVAAAKKYFAAENGYLLDQKNVTLRIEDGRNLLLLNRKPYDLITMEISSVWFAGAASLYSVEFYELAKKNLAKDGIFQQWVQLHHISPYDVLVTIATVRHVFPHVCLFFGGSQGVIIAAQEPLQIPFRKLAAYNGDQQSPFIKSISPYQNVFCLLGEQLLGEQGINHFLESYLKKFGSPLQDLTSDDNNMFLEYSTPQGNVRNYLETLRENVLTLWQFHENENAVVTEIPSLGWELYVSGCIKLGQRQFQSAAADLQKAKGMLPPEEQGAIAWLIAETDRSSQELENRAGKH; the protein is encoded by the coding sequence TCTTATCTCTCGCACTCTGGCTGTTTGACATTGCTAACCCTGAAGGTTCAGCTATATTTTTTTTAACGATCCTGGGAGCACTTCTTCTGTTATTTGTCTTACTACTTATCATCAAGAATCGATTGCTGGCAATTCCCCTTTTACGCTGGCTGCTGCCTATGATCGCCATCGGTAGCGCCATAATCGTTTATAAGCTCAATTTCAATAAAAAAGATTTGTTTTTTAATTTGAACCTGGCTTTGTTGTTGGCCAATGGTTTTTCTTTATTGCTGTTTTTTGCCTTTCTGAAGAATAATCGAACTCAACTTTGGAAAGAAGCGTTGTTCTTTTGCCGGGAATATTGGATTTATTTGGCCTTTGCCCCTATATCTGTGATCTGGTTGAAAGTAGTCATTTTTTTTACACCACAAACCATTGATGCAACACTCAAAAAGATTGATATTTTTATTTTTAGCGGTTATCCGGACGCCTGGATTAAATCGCTCAACATTTCCGGGTTGCCGCTAATCTGGCTAAGCCTGTTTTATTTTCTATTGCCGTTTTATCCGATCGCCTTATCCGGATTTTTCTATGTAAAAAAAGAATTTGTCATGTTGCGCAAAGTCACGCAATCATTCTTGCTTTGTGGCATGGTCGGCTGGCTGTTTTATCTGCTTTTCCCCGCTATCGGGCCGGAGTTCATCGACTTCAAGGTGGCAGGCTTTCCCCACCCGGCTATTCCTCGCAATTGTTTTCCCTCATTGCATACAGCCTGGGGATTGCTGGTATTGCTTTATGCCTGGAAGTACAAAAAAAAAATATTTTGGATATTGCTGTTCCCCATTTCGCAAATGATCGTGGCTACCGTGTTTTTGCGCTTTCACTATGTCATTGATCTGATAGCCGCCCTACCTTATACCTTCTTCATCTATTGGCTGAATGAGAAGTTGATGTCAAAAGAACTATCCGCGGAAGCACTCCCGATCAAAAAACTGAGAAAAAAAAACAAGACGGAAATATTGGTCTACACGGTTTTTATTCTCTCGGGACTGTCGGCATTGATTTATCAGATCTATTTCATGAAAAAAATATCTTTAATATTCGGCTCCACAGCCCTGGCCGTCACAACCGTTCTTGCAGCCTATATGTTCGGCCTGGCTGCCGGCAGTTACATGGGCGGCAAATTCGCCGACCGGGTGAAATCGCCAATAAAAATTTATGCCTATGCCGAATTGTCGGTGGGAATGCTTTTGCTGGTTTCACCTTCACTTTTCAATTGGCTGGAACACATCTATGTCTCCATTGGTAAAAGCAGCAGCTTGACATTATTGAATCTGACCTTCGTGCGCGTTCTTTTTTCCTTGCCCGTCATTCTGTTACCGACCCTAGCCATGGGCACCACCTTGCCCTTGCTGACCAAATACTTGACCACGGTTAAGAATAAAATCATTGTGAATGTATCCCGTCTTTACAGCGCCAACATAATCGGCGCGGCGCTAGGGACATTTCTGGCCACATATGTATTGATGCCTAATTTCGGCATGATGGCCACCATCGCCATCGCCATTTTGATCAATCTGGCAATCGCTCTCGTAATCCTGAGACTTGGGAAGCGCTTTCCATTATCGCCCGCCCCGGCCAACGAAGTGATTTTCCTGGAAATTGAAGAACCGTCATGGAACATCCATCGTACGGAAATGATGAATATGGTATTAATCATCTCTGCCCTGGTTCTGGGTTTTATTTCATTTGCCGGAGAAGTTGTCTGGACACATCTGCTGGCCATGATCGTCGGCAATAGCGTCTTTGCCTTTGGGGTTATGCTGATTGCCGTTCTGACAGGCCTAGCCATTGGTGGTTATATTGCCGGCAGACTGGCTTTGGATCAACGGCGCAAGTTGGCAGTCATCTCTCTTTTACAATTCATGATCGGCGGATTCTTTCTGCTCCAACTTCTTTGTTGGGACAAGGTCCCGGTTTATATGCAGGATTTCTGGGTTACGGCCAGCAGTTTCCCCAAACGTGAATTTGTCCGTTTCGCTATAAGCTTCACGTTGCTGATTCTGCCCACACTTGCCGTCGGCTTGACTTTTCCACTTCTTGCCTCGCTATATGCCAATAATCTGAAAACTCTGGGGGTTCGGATCGGCCGAATCTCTTTTTTTAACACCTTGGGGAACATCCTGGGAACCTTGACCATGGGCTTTCTCCTTCTGCCGCTGCTTGGTTCTTTCCGGGCGAGTATCCTGATAGCCATGATGGCCGTTGCCAACGGTTTCCTTCTTTTCATTTCCTGGCCGGGAAAACGAAAACTGGCTATTGGCGGAAGTGTGCTTCTTCTTTTTACGGCCGCAATTTATTGGCTGCCGCAGTGGAACCTCACCAACCTCTCGCTGGGAACCAATGTTTATTTTGCCCGGCAGCATAACGGCACGGTCATCGATTCCTGGGAGGAGAAGGATGGCGGCTTTACCACCGTCACGGAAGAAAATATCCCCGGGGATGAAAAAAAGAAATTAACCCTCTGGACCAACGGCAAATTCCAGGGCGATAACCTGCCGGAAATGGAGGCCCAATTCCGTTTCGCCCTTTATCCGATTATTTTCAGCCAAAAAAAGGAGCGAGCGCTGATCATTGGCTTGGGCACGGGCGTGAGCGGCCGCGTGGTACAGCAATCCGGCTACCGGGAGATCGAAGTTGCCGAAATTTCACCGGGGATCGTGGCCGCGGCAAAAAAATATTTTGCCGCGGAAAACGGTTACCTGCTCGACCAGAAAAATGTCACGCTTCGCATCGAGGACGGCCGCAACCTTCTGCTCTTGAACCGGAAGCCCTATGATCTCATTACCATGGAGATCTCCAGTGTCTGGTTCGCCGGAGCCGCTTCTCTCTACAGCGTCGAGTTTTACGAGCTGGCCAAGAAAAACCTGGCCAAGGACGGCATCTTTCAACAATGGGTCCAGCTGCACCATATTTCCCCTTACGATGTGCTGGTCACCATTGCCACGGTCCGCCATGTCTTCCCCCATGTGTGCTTGTTTTTCGGAGGCAGCCAGGGTGTCATCATCGCTGCGCAGGAACCTCTGCAAATCCCATTCCGCAAATTGGCTGCATATAACGGCGACCAGCAGTCGCCGTTCATCAAGAGCATTTCGCCTTACCAGAATGTGTTTTGCCTGCTGGGCGAGCAGCTTCTAGGTGAGCAGGGGATCAACCATTTCCTGGAATCATATCTAAAAAAATTTGGCAGTCCCCTGCAGGACTTGACCTCGGATGACAACAATATGTTCCTCGAATATTCCACTCCACAAGGAAATGTGCGCAACTACCTGGAAACATTGCGGGAGAATGTGTTGACCCTGTGGCAATTCCATGAAAATGAAAATGCCGTGGTGACGGAAATTCCATCTTTGGGCTGGGAGCTCTATGTCTCGGGATGCATAAAATTAGGGCAAAGACAATTTCAGTCGGCAGCGGCAGATTTGCAGAAGGCAAAAGGCATGTTACCGCCGGAAGAACAGGGAGCCATAGCCTGGCTGATCGCTGAAACCGACAGATCCAGCCAAGAACTGGAAAATAGAGCCGGAAAACACTGA